The genomic DNA aaatgaaaggaaaaagccaaaaagcataatttgAGCGCTTTAAGTATAACATGGCCTGCCCCATTCATTCTAGCAACAGCTATCTCCACAGATAGAATCTCCATTAACGAGTAATTCCACTGTTGAATGGAAAGAGCGTGTGGCGGCTGCCACTTAACTGTCAACATCTTTTCAGCAACAATGCATGCTGATAGCTATCTTTGAGGATAATTAAAGTTCTGCCCTGAATCATCATAAAGCAGCATGCTAAACATGCTGGAGAGCAGTTCATCTTCAAACCCAACATTtctgatatattttttatttgttcccAAAATTGCTTTACTGGTGGACACTCCCAAAAAATGGTTATGTTTAAGATCTCGATGTGCTTCCAGTGAACTAGGTCGAACAACGTGCCATCCAATCTGTCTAAAGCCCAAAGTGGTTATAGCTGCTCCGAGTGTGCACACTTGAAATGCCGGCTGTAGGTGTGCTGTTAGACTTTCAGGCAGTCTCTCCTAGAAGTCTGTGTCCCTCAGGAAACTCAAcaccctccccctctctccctcccctcccctcggCCCCCAAGAACTCTGGACTCTGAAAAAATCACACTATtatcatttaaacattttttaattttaatatttttcaatggaaatgaaaataatgatacaaaaattatcattccctccaatatcgtgaatcatatcgcaatcgcaatatcagtcaaaataatcgcaaatagatattttcctcatgtcATGCAGCCCTATCAGGAACTCTTCCTTTATATTGCACATTTCAAatattatagttttattttgtttctgtcgactttgaatgaagtgtattttacgatgctaaaatgacaTGTCTGGCTTTAGCGAatgcaatttcgcggatgtttttatgtttaaaaaaagcatcttactctttaacagaaaggtcgacctccttagaaatcctttccataatgttgtcagacacttagaatattaatctgagcccatcagcggcaaaacaagcacttttgtgaaggtaaatacaagctgcaaaATTGCCCTAATAACTTATATTGGAGCTTGTTTCGCCTCTGCCGACTGCAgcaatctcgcttaatactggaccaatgtcaaagattgttgttcccatcaatCACTTAGACACGAAAACATAGGAAAACAGGTTGAACAAAACGGTAGTTATCCTTAAAGAGAGAAGCTCAAATCCTGCCTTTTACACCTCCACACCCCTAACCAATCGCTGCATGAATTGTGTGTGATTGTTGAATTTTCTGTTTTGGAAAGAGTTTGTTTTATAATAATCCCTCTGTGTGACCAGGATGTCAGTCCATAACTGGCATGGATATTCATAGTTTGGGTAATAACTTTACAGTTtgcctttgttttctcttctaaACAAGTTTGGCGAAACTTTCTTTGATCATCTGACCATCCTATCTGACTTATTTTTACAGATTCACAGCATTCCCAGATCTCAGTAAGTTCAGCAACAGTACAATGTAGCCTAATTATAACTAAAGGAAATGCTATGGGGGAAGAAAATCcaatagataaaaaaagaaaaggaagacaGAATATGATGATAAACAGTCCACCTCCTTTAATTAATATCCATTTAAATAGCACCCCCATGCAGCTTTTTCAGCGTGTACGTGCCAAACATAGAAACAAACACAGAAGGATGCAAGGTTTTGTATGCTTAATTTATTTCTCACTGACATTGTTGATGaacaaatacacattttgaAGCCTGGTACCTCCTCTCTCAGACTGACATGCAGATGCACAACAAAAGCAATGGAACACATCAGCATTTGAAGTGAACACTGAGGAGCTGAAAGTCTCCAAAAAACCTGCCTTAACATAATTGCGCTGGGTAGTGGAATTTCTTCATGCCaagacaatataaaaaaaaagaaataaaaaaaaagaaatgtgttgcTGGGATCGCTTAGGCACTTTCCAAAACTTTCACCATGAAATTACTGAGTAGCCATAATACTTCACACAAGGAAAGTTAGTATGCCATTGATATGTATCTGAACAAATAGCAGGACACtctgtatggaaacagacaattTGTTGAAATGTTATTACCACTGATTTGCAAAAACGGGGAAAAAGAGAGAATTTGGACATACGAGCAAACAGAGAAAGTTTAAAATTCAAACTGACAGCTATAACCTGATTTTAGAAGTTGAAGATGCGTCTGCTCCGATAGCTAGGGCCCTGTtcacacgtacatggttattttgaaaaactgagacatttcccttcgtttgtgcccttcgtttacacgcaaacggagaattcgcctctgaaaacaattctttctaaaaactccggccagagtggagattttggacaactttgtttgcacgtttgcatgtaaactgagacaaacggaggtttaggcagctgaggaagtgaggaagagaagagagaggaagtgattcgttgctgttgttgctattttcaggattctgattggctaacgtgggcttgagcttctcgttacactgccacctacagatttggcgtgctcttgacggcatatatacacgggtacgtgtaaacgaacacttttctgaaaactgacagctgtgcacgatgttatttttgaaaacggagaggttgaaatgtccgtttatgaaaatagccggccacgtgtaaaggTAGCACCAGTCTGACTCTTCAGTGACACCTATACTTTCTTTATGTACAGTATTCAACGCTCTGTTGTAGAGGCAGCCATTAAGTTTTGGCATCCCAACTGTTGTAAAATGCTATGTTTGGGCACTTTGTGTTGGATTTACTGTAAAAATAAGCTGTCAACTATAGGAAAAGGAACATCAATTTAATGTCAAATCGTTGTAAATGCACTGCACATGAACATTTTTtcaggatttcttttttttttctggcccTGACAGTGCTCACTGTACATAAGAACTTCAGAAAGTAGTTAATATACTATGGAAAAATATAGCAGCTAATCCAGTGTTGGCGGACCACAAATTGTCAGTATCACTTAACAACAATCAGCTTCACACACAAAAGGAGGGACATGCTTATTGtaccttttatttaaatgttgatttttaaataaatcataaaaaaagaatgagtgGTACACTGCTGTTTTGAATGCTGCCACAGACCTTCAATGGCTGCTGCCACAGTTCTGCTGACCactggagatgttttttttaagtatttcttAATTTTCTTATCAGACTTTTGACATTACAGAAAAAATTTCTCTTAATTTGTTTCCCTAATATGACAAGCTTTTAGCAGCCTGGAGTGTTACTTGAATGAAGAACGAATGTATAAATCTTTCCTTTAGGGAAAACGAAgatctgaaaaacattttgtgtgatgagaaaaatgactcaaaaatgaaaaagacaatGTTCTGTATATTATTAGGAATTTTGGGACAGTTCACGTTAGAAGGCATCTGTCTGAAATAGGAATGTAAACAGTATGAGGTCAACTGTGGATTGCCTTTACCAAAGCCTAAGCATGTAGTTTGGATTCATGGAGGTTGAGAGATGGTTCTCTGGCAACACAGTTTCAGTAAAGGCTGTTTTTCTGCCCCACAGTGCTCTTAACataacaacacattctcatgaacgcGTTCGTATAGTTATCGCACGAAACGTTATGCACACTAAaacgtatgatatcatacgaaaactaggagaccgccagctggtcacgtgacatctgctacagaggtctgtgacgccgagcggcagttgctaatTGTTTGggccgctacagagctttgtgacgcggctacagacctccgtcccAGCTTATCGTATCAGCAGCAGTtggtagatgtgtttagccgctacagagctctgcgacaccggctccgtcaggtcagcggaaGTTAGTGGTTCAGTTACATAAGAATAGGTGACCGTgtgccgggtacagagcactgcGAGCTGCCGATCAttgttggtggttcagttacccgagaataggtgactgtgtgccgggtacagagcacagGGAGCTACTGGTCGTAGCTAGttctccgtcaggtcagcggtagttggtggttcagttacccgagaataggtgactgtgtaCTGGGTACAGAAccccgcgagctgccggtcgtttcGGCAGAGATtgcggttaagtttaggcaacaaaaagtAAGTGTTACGCGACGatgaaagttaagtttaggcaccgaaacgactagttaagtttaggaaaacgATTGTGGTTtgaattaaaacactcccaaggaacacgcatttcctggctgaaagtcttttgttttccctggGAAGCGAACTCCGCTCCTTGGCTTGAAAGTCTTGTAACGCCAGccgcgttcttatacagcacCAATCAATTGGTGCACacagcaaaaaacaacaacatggaagtcatacgaattacagtgcttaattTTTTCATAGATTTTCGAacgtatggttcatgagaacaggctgaacaTAATGTAGTTTAAGTATAACTGATTTATTTGACTTTCTTCTGAGCTGAATGCGGGCTTTGGTTTAGGAGTTCTTAATTGTCGTCCTGTCTGTGTtaaaaatgaaagagaaaaaacattGCTTGCATGACACTTCTACTTTCAGCCTTCTTGCTATCACAGTTTACGAGCTGAGGTACTTTATATGGCTTcattattttcttaaaaaaaactaataaacagtTAAAACGTTTCCAACAAGCATTCAAATAATTTTATTGACCATTAACCTACAATCTTTTTTATTACCCTCCTGCTCTTCTTCCATATTCCAAAGTGGTGCATTCATGCAGTCTGAAGTCAAAGGTGCCTCCTCTCAGACCATTAACAATATTCAGCCATGCAGAATGTAGTGTGTTTAAATTTTTCCACTTAAATATTCAAGAATGTCTTCCGAGGCCTTGTCAATGACTCCTGGCACAGTGGGTGATTGATAAGATCCTTGTTAGCTGCACCAGTGAGATGACTGCAGGGATGTCAGCTGGTCTGTTGATCTgttttggtccagactgaaatatctcaaaatctactggatggattggaattaaatttggtacagacattggTGGTCCACCGTGGCTGAATCCTGaggactttggtgatcccctgacattTCATACAGCGCCAGCTGCAGGTCAACATTTCCTCCGGTTGAACACTTCACGAGAATACCTCTGAAGCTTATTGCTGAATCCTGATTGATGATAATATAGCATGTTAACATTAGCATGCAGTGCAGCTGTGCAGAGGTCTGACAAACTACAGCTTGAAGTAATGGACGTTGTAACAAATCAGCAACAAAGGACTGAGCCTGACAAGCTGTCTGTGGTCGCCGAACAAAGGATAAACCCTTTTGATTTTCAACATGACTTGTCCTCAATGCCACCCTCATTGCCCCACTAATGGTAAGGATCTTTAACAATAGCAAAAATAGACTCTCAAATGTTCATTCACCCGACAATTTTGTTTTCTGGTGTGTAAGCATTTCAATGTCAGGGGCTGCTACCATGGCTAGAGGCAATATATCTTTCATGAATCTCATTCCCATTCTGGCTAGTAAATGTGCCATTTAGTGGAAGCTTTCACCTAAAAATTCTACAGCCTCATAAATGCATGTGATTCCAGCCTGTCAGGCCAGAAGACATCAGACCCTGTCAGTGTTAGGAGCTTCCTCCATCCACTGTGCTGAGCAGTTTGGACTTcctacagtactgtatattcCCGGTTGAAGTCACTTCCTAACACTGAGGATGGTCATCTGTAGACACTCCTCCTTCAGAGCCACCAGTTCTGTCTTGTAGCTGTTTGTCTTGTCTCTCACCAGCGTGCAAAATCTCCCCgccggcggggggggggggggggggcgggggggtgtgggcgtgtggggggggggggggggggggaggcgcTGTTGAAGCTGCAGAAAGTAAAGCTGAGAGAGCTCGGCCAACGTCGTGCCTCGCCCCCTCGTTGACAAAACAGTACAAAATGGGGTCGGCAACGCAGTTGAGGCTGGTCAGCGCCAATGATACATGGTACGCTGCAAACAAGCTCTCCTCTGAGCTGCAGTCACATGGCTTCTTTAGAAACATGACACTCCGCACCAGCAGGAGGATGTGGTACGGTCCAAAGCAGAGCAAAACGATCAGGATCAGACTCAACGCCAGACGTTGAATTTTGGCCTTTTCCTGACGCTCTGTTGAGACGTTGCAGCGCACTGCTACCAGGATCCCACGGTAGGCGACAAGCATGGCTGTCCATGGAGCGAGAAAGCCCAGAAATGTCCTGTAGAGGTTCATCCCTGCCACCCAGTCCTGCATGGGATACTTCTCAAAGCAGAAAGTGTGGTTGAATCGATCCTGGAAGAGCTCATCGTGGAAGAGAGGAGCAGAGTTGGCTACGATCTCAATTGTCCACACCATGATGCTGACCAGGATAGCTGCAGGACGTtcagcagaggagaggaaagaagaggagtGAGAAATGTTTGACTTTGCAGCAACTTCTGTGTGAATATTGTATTGAAAGAAAACAGGGTGCTCTGAAATGAGACACATAAACGCAGCTAAAAGAGTCCTCAACTTTCAATTGATTGAGTGACACAATGTACCTAAGTAATAATTAATTTCACCAGTTCAACAGTAGGCTGAATACCAtctgttttaaagaaaaatgttatCTACAGGATACAATACTTTATGAAATGGTATTTGAGAGCCTCACTGTGACTCATATAAAGAGTTTCCATTCAAAttagtagtaaaaaaaaaagagaattaattattttgtatttctaGAAAAGCTGTTTTTTGAAATGGGCTTAAGGTACGTATCATTACATATTATTAAAAGTAATGACTTCAGCAGGCATCCTTTTAATTAGTTATttatagaaacttcttttgacATGGAAGTGATCTTATCTCTACACAAACTTAATTTCCTGTTATGTCAGGGAATGGCAGATTTGAAGACGCACATCCACTCAGCGGGCTCAGCAGCAGCACAATTTGAGGAAATTATCGTCAAATGCATCTTTATCCTGCAAAAACAGGATGAGATGCAGTACCCCATTTGTCAGATAGGAAAGCACTGACTCATTTTACTGGAGCTTTTCCTTCCAATAAATGTTTCATTTTAGATTCATCCATCAGAAGTGCTAATGATGTAATTACACCTCTTTAACCAAGCTTAACTAAAGCATAATTCATTTTGATTagttttagcattttttttattacgtaAAAAGGAAAAGCCGATCCTTAGCCCAACATACCTGTTTTGATTCGTCGAACCTTGCCAAAGCGCAGTGGATATGCTACGGCCAGGTACCTGTCCAGTGATATACAGCAGAGGAAGGCGATGCTGACGTAGATGTTGGTGTAGAAGATGAAGCCAAATAGCTTGCAGCTCTCCTGACCGTGGATCCAGTCATCGTGCTGCAGGAAGTAGTCGATCCACAGAGGAAGAGTGGTAATGTAGAGGAGGTCAGCCACTGACAGGTTGATCAGGTAGATGCCGAGCTCATTGCGTTGCCGTACCTGGAGGGATGAATGTGATGAAGGGAAGGAGGGGAAAGATGAAGGGAGGAAAGGATAAGGAGGCAGGAGTAAGAGTTGGGGTAAAGAAGACAAATGGATGAAAATAGAAACAATGTGCAATTATAGAGAGGGTTTAGAGTGTTTTGTTCAACATCTGTGCTTTTAGTTAAGTTAAACCGTCAGGAAAAGATTCATAAGTGTGGACTCATGCAGTGTCTGTGTCTGCTTTTCATGCACATTTTTAAAACGTGACAGAAActgatgtgtgtatttccatGAGCTCTAAATCATTTAGCCTCGTGAAAGTCAAAACATGGAAGAAATGCAAAGTCTTTAAATGACTGATTATGTCTGAATGTACTATTGTTGTATAGTGTCTCATAAAGATGAATATATCCAATGCCTTTAAAAACAAAGAAGTGCACTTGGTAATATACTGCCACTTATGAGCGTACAACCACCACTTGGGCTTGtaaatgagagagagatggacagatATTTCGCCAGCAGCAGTtaaacttgtcctttttataGCTTCCATTAAGCTTTTCTAATTTGATTTGTCAGCACTTGGATTCACATCCAGCTACTAGGAGACAGTTCTGTTTCCCATGCAGTATTCATATTACAATGTTAATATTTAAGCAGCATAGTTAAACTGCCCTGGTAAATAAACAGCACGCCAAGTATGTTCAGGTTTTGGATTCAGTTCAGGTGTTGTGATTTACGAAGCTGGTGGCTCTCAGCAATGCAGTTAATGCTGCCGAGCACTGAAGGGTGTGTAGGAACTACAATAACCACAATGCACCCATGACACAGCGCACCTGTGCTTCGAGTCGTGCTGTGCTTGGGCCAGGGCTCAAACTGAATGTAGAAAGTGGGTGTTTAGAAGTTGGAGAAGTGGCCTTGATGCTGAGATGGAAGCAAAAAAATATGTTGAAATGTCACTCACTTTTATGAGTTGGTGAACTTTCTTGAATGAAAAGTCAATAACAATTCTGTCTGCTGCTGCCAAAGTAAACTGACagtctgtgggaaacactggaaaTGTTTTATGCTGTATGAGAAAATATCACCAGTGCTCCTTTGACTGTATGTAGCTAACCATGTCAGACATGTTACATGGAAAAGCTGTTATTACACAGTGACATTTATGTTACCTATTACTTTATAGTAACAGTAATTAGTTACAAAACTCATTACATGACTTCCCTTCTTCTGTCATTTACAGAAAATCGAACATTGTTTAATGAGCAGCCAGCCCACACATTAaagctgctactactactactactactactactactaagtGTTGCCCTTGCTTCACACATGAAAGCAGGGACTGATTTTAATAATGattttaatcattaatatttagGTTATAAAGTAGTGtataaaaaaagtacaaaataatCTGAGCTAGAACTCATTACATTACTTGTATGTTATTTATCTAAAACTAGTACAGTggccgttgaaaatgtgcctgtttggaacgggccgattgcttggcctgtggcattgatgcttgtagaattcttcaaaaccaaattgtaccccaaaattacttacagaaggaccccaaaccacttaatatgcaactccactgtataggcTGCTGCTGACTTACAGTCTAGGctactagagagagagagagagagagagagagagagagagagaggcagtgtTGTCTCGTGTCGTATGATCATTAACgaatttaacacttcagcagaggtgttaatttccatacatgtttagtggcttgacagttaacggggaagtaggggatttgatccgcgggggtattttggcgacggtaatgttattagtgttgtaagttttatttaataattagcCCGACCCAGGTTGAGTCTGATAAAAACTGCTGTGTCTGCCCTGTTCAACTTATGTTCTGGCTCtggttagaagtggtgaatgtaggctacagctcacagcaacttaatatgatatagtgtctggcttttgtttgatacttaGTGTTGGCAGCaatatccagcaatcatgtaaTGTTGGATGTAACGTTGGAAGCAGGAAAAACTGTACTGGAGTCCCCCCTGCTGTTAAGCGTTCTGTGTGTGGGGTCTGCGTGTGACGTGCAGGTTCCCCCCAAAGACAGACtaacacacgcatacatacatacatacatacatacatacagatacgtCTCGCTTTAGTAGATAGATGCCACTATATtagctgcatgtgtgtgtgtgtgtgtgtgtgtgtgtgtgtgtgtgtgtgtgtgtgtgtgtgtgtgtgtgtgtgtgtgtgtgtgtgtgtgtgtgtgtgtgtgtgtgtgagtgtgtgtcctcCTCACCTGCATGTAGGCTGCCCACAATGCCATGCAGTTGGTGGGCAGCCCCAGAACAATGACTATGATGTAGAGCGTGGGCTGGAAGAACTGGTCCACCTTACTGTCCACATCACAGAAGGTGATGTTGCACATTGTCACGTGTGAAATGCtctgagtgtgtttgtgagtgtgtgcaggtgtgggatgtgtgtgtgttcagctccTCTCAGCTCTGAGTGTCCCTCTGTAGTTTCACTATATTCCAGCTCCAGcagtttgacagtgacatgCCGACTCTGGCGTTCTGCTCGGCTACCACACGGCTGTCTGACGTGAGCAACAGAAGACAAGAGAACTGTCATGTCCGGGGCATTTCATGCTtccttttttcttaaaacacTATCCTTCTCGCCCAGGGGCCTTGCCATGTCGTAATCCTCATTCACGCTTCATAGCCAGCCCTTGTGTCCCTCAAcatggaggaaaagagaagaaaggaaggagCGAGGGATAAAATGTAGCGAAATAAAATCTGCCTTATCGACGCTATGCCAGGCCTCCTGCGCCTGTACAGAGCCTCATCAATCTTTTAGAGATAAGAGGTCTGCCAGGTTTTACTCTAAAAAGGAGAGGCTGAacatcaatgtgtgtgtgtgtatgtgtgtgtgtgtgtgtgtgtgtgtgtgtgtgtgtgtgtgtgtgtgtgtgtgtgtgtgtgtgtgtgtgtgtgtgtgtgtgtgtgtgtgggtgtgtctcaaGGTCCCGATGACACACAAAACTCCTTGGGGATGCTTGCACTAAAACACAAGAATGGCTTTACAGAGCTTCACCACTATGGAGCCAAGAGGCCACCCGCTTACCCCGGACCCCcgaaaaccccccaaaaaaaaaaaaaaaaaaaaaaaaacaaaaaaaaaaaaaaaaaaaaaaaaaaaacaccctgttAAATTATGTTGCTTTATAATTAAACAtactacaaaacaaaacaaagactaaatgtatttattgcaTAGGACATGATCTACCTAAAATAAGAGAACTATAAAAAAGCGACATGAATAAGATAAATAGGAATGAGATAACAGAGGCCATTCCTACCTATTTAATGTTAAATGCAAGTTTTACTATTGTGTCTTGTCTGACAGCATCATATCTGTATGAGCTGGTCTCAGCTCCTTATCAAAGCTGAATTATTCAAACCCAAGACCATACAAACAAATGGAACTACAGTATTGTAGATCTCTTGTACATCATTTTCTACACATTTCGCTGACAGTTTTGAGTATCTTTGGAAACTGGAATTTTAATTAAAAGTTCTTTGGGTTTGGACAATGTGTGGCTGAACAGCATTAAATTAAGTAATAAAGTTAACTGAACACGATGCTCTTTGTGCAGCAATTTACATCCTCCAGTGCTCATACCATTCAGGAATGgagaaataaacagaaaatCTGTCAAGACTGCAGTTTGTCCTTCATTTTGCCTGCTTGCCTTGTCAGATGCCAAGCTCTCCTTACACCCCAACCATTAAACTTTGTGTTACATTTCCTGTATTTATTTGCTGTGCTCTACATTTAGTTTACATATACTTTAAACGCACTAGGATTTCTTGTCACAAGACTCAGACCTGCAGTTAGGCGTTTGGTTATTTGAAGTGAAAGGAATCCCTCTCGCGGTGAAAACAAACCACTCCAAACTGCCTGGAATGAACACACCCTCAACACATACAGTCAGACCCTTTTCTCTCGGATATATTGGATTCTTTTGCGCCGATGGACTGAGATACAGTAGAAATGTAAGAAAGAGGCACAGAGAGGAAGACTTTATGTAACAGGTACAGTGATGCAGCAACAGTTTACCTGGGTGACATTTGTCCAGTGACTTTCTAACATCTGGTATGATAACACAGAAAATGCTGACCTGCCGTACAGGCACAAAAATACCTTGCTTAGAGTGCCAACAGAGTCCAGGGCATATGATAAGCATTATGAAAGCATTCATATAAACATGAATATGCATGTACAGTAggtaggtagagagagagagagagagagagagagagagacagcgcaGGATGGCAGCTCAGTTCCTGTTTCACTTCTCGACTTCTCACTTTACAGTCCGAGGTCAACTTCTGTTTATACATC from Perca fluviatilis chromosome 2, GENO_Pfluv_1.0, whole genome shotgun sequence includes the following:
- the gpr4 gene encoding LOW QUALITY PROTEIN: G-protein coupled receptor 4 (The sequence of the model RefSeq protein was modified relative to this genomic sequence to represent the inferred CDS: deleted 1 base in 1 codon), which produces MCNITFCDVDSKVDQFFQPTLYIIVIVLGLPTNCMALWAAYMQVRQRNELGIYLINLSVADLLYITTLPLWIDYFLQHDDWIHGQESCKLFGFIFYTNIYVSIAFLCCISLDRYLAVAYPLRFGKVRRIKTAILVSIMVWTIEIVANSAPLFHDELFQDRFNHTFCFEKYPMQDWVAGMNLYRTFLGFLAPWTAMLVAYRGILVAVRCNVSTERQEKAKIQRLALSLILIVLLCFGPYHILLLVRSVMFLKKPCDCSSEESLFAAYHVSLALTSLNCVADPILYCFVNEGARHDVGRALSALLSAASQRLPPPPPPHTPTPPRPPPPPPPAGRFCTLVRDKTNSYKTELVALKEECLQMTILSVRK